In Patescibacteria group bacterium, a single genomic region encodes these proteins:
- the rsmI gene encoding 16S rRNA (cytidine(1402)-2'-O)-methyltransferase has translation MSTLYIVATPIGNLEDISIRALRILGEVDFILCEDTRVTGVLLKRYDIKTRTISFHQHSDDKKTDSLLDLLSEGKNLALVSDAGTPGISDPGGKLVQAVIEKFGEEVSIESVPGPSAVTAALSISGIQTDRFVFMGFPPHKKGRKTFVERIFDSELPVVIYESKHRIIKFLEELKIHNAEIVENNKRVEMEFVKQKDKDARMKATVSSVVVCRELSKMHETVYRGEIDSILDKIKNNSDDQRGEFVVIVGK, from the coding sequence ATGAGTACTCTATATATTGTAGCAACGCCAATTGGCAATTTAGAAGATATTAGTATAAGAGCACTTCGCATATTAGGCGAAGTGGATTTTATTTTGTGCGAAGACACGAGAGTCACTGGTGTTTTGTTGAAAAGATATGATATTAAAACAAGGACAATTTCTTTTCATCAACACTCTGATGATAAAAAAACTGATAGTCTTTTGGATTTATTATCTGAAGGAAAAAATCTGGCTCTTGTAAGCGACGCTGGAACGCCTGGTATTTCTGATCCAGGAGGCAAACTCGTCCAGGCAGTGATAGAAAAATTTGGTGAAGAAGTATCTATCGAATCAGTCCCTGGTCCATCTGCTGTAACCGCCGCTCTTTCTATCTCCGGTATCCAAACAGACCGATTTGTATTTATGGGTTTTCCTCCACACAAAAAAGGAAGAAAAACTTTCGTAGAACGTATTTTTGACTCGGAATTACCTGTTGTGATCTATGAATCAAAGCATAGAATAATAAAATTCCTTGAAGAATTGAAAATTCATAATGCAGAAATTGTTGAGAATAACAAAAGAGTTGAGATGGAATTTGTGAAACAGAAAGACAAAGACGCTCGAATGAAAGCAACTGTTTCTTCAGTAGTAGTTTGTCGTGAGCTATCAAAAATGCACGAAACAGTCTACAGAGGAGAAATAGACAGCATATTAGATAAAATAAAAAACAATAGCGATGATCAGAGAGGTGAGTTTGTTGTAATTGTTGGGAAATAA
- the rpmE gene encoding 50S ribosomal protein L31: MKKDIHPSYNTEAKIICACGNILETGSTVDEIKTELCSKCHPFYTGKQKLVDSAGRVDKFKAKVTAQKETAKERKGKKVKRAARAEAKAQEDDK; the protein is encoded by the coding sequence ATGAAAAAAGATATTCATCCTAGCTACAATACAGAAGCTAAGATAATTTGTGCTTGTGGCAATATTCTTGAAACAGGCTCTACAGTTGATGAAATTAAAACAGAGTTGTGTTCAAAATGTCATCCTTTCTATACTGGTAAACAAAAACTAGTTGATTCAGCAGGAAGAGTTGATAAATTCAAAGCCAAGGTTACTGCGCAAAAAGAGACTGCAAAAGAAAGAAAAGGAAAGAAAGTAAAAAGAGCAGCAAGGGCTGAAGCAAAAGCACAAGAAGACGACAAATAA
- a CDS encoding NUDIX domain-containing protein, translated as MNNFEAFNISQVGILIRDNKCLILEFSKSPGIWGLPGGRVDEGENREDAFKRELKEELNFDNFVSRDIIDYDFYRLKKGPVICGIARYIENETDEIKLSHEHLSYKWIREDEAGDYDYFWNTLPGMVRKGFEYHRKISQ; from the coding sequence ATGAATAATTTTGAAGCTTTTAATATAAGTCAGGTTGGTATTTTGATTAGGGATAATAAGTGTTTGATTTTAGAGTTTTCTAAATCTCCCGGCATTTGGGGACTACCTGGTGGTCGTGTTGATGAAGGTGAGAACAGGGAGGATGCATTTAAACGAGAGTTAAAAGAGGAACTAAATTTTGATAATTTTGTTTCTCGAGATATAATAGATTATGATTTTTATCGCCTTAAAAAAGGTCCAGTTATTTGTGGAATTGCGAGATACATTGAAAATGAAACTGATGAGATAAAATTAAGCCATGAACACTTGAGTTATAAATGGATAAGAGAAGACGAGGCTGGCGATTATGATTATTTTTGGAATACCTTACCCGGAATGGTTAGAAAAGGTTTTGAATATCACAGAAAAATAAGTCAATAA
- a CDS encoding 23S rRNA (pseudouridine(1915)-N(3))-methyltransferase RlmH, whose amino-acid sequence MKITIITIGKVKESYLKEGILEYKKRLGPYSKIKEIELKAESFSAGSREKTKVLEGERVLNALGKHEKENVFLLDENAQEYSSLNFSKILDSKNEVVFVIAGSLGWSDGLRNSVYKKISLSKMTFPHEIARLLLFEQIYRGITIINGKEYHY is encoded by the coding sequence ATGAAAATAACAATTATTACAATTGGAAAAGTAAAAGAATCCTATTTAAAAGAGGGTATTTTGGAATACAAAAAAAGACTTGGGCCATACTCTAAAATTAAAGAGATTGAACTGAAAGCAGAATCTTTTAGTGCCGGAAGTAGAGAAAAGACAAAAGTTTTAGAGGGTGAACGAGTCTTGAATGCTTTGGGGAAACATGAAAAAGAAAATGTTTTTTTGCTCGATGAAAATGCGCAAGAGTATTCTTCTTTAAATTTTTCTAAGATTCTCGATTCAAAGAATGAAGTAGTTTTTGTTATTGCTGGCTCACTAGGTTGGAGTGATGGTTTGCGCAATAGTGTATACAAAAAAATATCTCTATCAAAAATGACTTTCCCACATGAGATTGCTAGATTGCTTTTGTTTGAGCAGATATATAGGGGAATTACCATAATAAATGGTAAAGAATATCACTATTAA
- a CDS encoding NUDIX hydrolase translates to MENFEKFYVSQAGVSIRDNKCLILEIAKFPGEWCLPGGRIDKGENSIDAFKREIKEEIDIDEFKVHELINYDIFYTKRNKPFCAIIQYIENDESPIKLSEEHLDFKWVSEE, encoded by the coding sequence ATGGAAAATTTTGAAAAATTTTATGTTAGCCAGGCTGGAGTTTCGATTCGGGATAATAAATGTTTAATTCTAGAAATCGCTAAGTTTCCTGGAGAGTGGTGTTTGCCAGGAGGACGAATCGATAAAGGTGAAAATAGTATAGACGCTTTCAAGAGAGAAATCAAAGAAGAGATTGATATTGATGAGTTCAAAGTCCATGAGCTAATTAATTATGATATATTCTATACAAAAAGAAATAAGCCATTTTGTGCTATTATCCAATATATTGAGAATGACGAATCACCCATTAAACTCAGCGAAGAACATCTTGATTTTAAGTGGGTGAGTGAGGAATAG
- a CDS encoding methionine--tRNA ligase, translating into MKNKYYITTTLPYVNSSPHIGHASEFIRADVLARYNRQLGNDVIFNTGTDEHGLKIFRNAEKEGISAQEYCDNFSAEFRKLKETLDLSFDKFIRTTDEYHIKAAQEFWKRCEANGDIYKKNYSVKYCVGCELEKTESELVEGKCPDHPNQEIEEIEEENYFFRWSNYQDKLLKLYKDNPDFIVPKHRLTEIRNFVESGLNDFSVSRLREKMPWGISVPGDEDHVMYVWFDALTNYVNTLGWPDGDEFKDYWPGMQVAGKDNLRQQTAMWQAMLMSAGLEPSKQVLIFGFIISGGQKMSKSIGNVINPLELVEKYGISAVRFFLLSELTPFEDSDFTIEKFEEAFNVNLANGIGNLVSRVSNLLEKNEIEVDIKENSDKEFEKNIKSRMDIYRFDDAMKEIWKKVHESDEFLSSNAPWKMTEKDEIKKILEPVAQNILNIAYHLKPFLPEISEKITEQFGQKQIEKGDPMFPRISK; encoded by the coding sequence ATGAAAAATAAATATTATATTACAACAACACTCCCTTATGTGAATTCTAGTCCGCATATTGGGCATGCTTCTGAGTTTATTCGGGCTGATGTTTTAGCTCGTTATAATAGACAACTTGGAAATGATGTTATTTTTAATACAGGCACTGATGAACATGGATTAAAGATATTTAGAAACGCAGAAAAAGAGGGGATATCAGCTCAAGAATATTGTGATAATTTTTCAGCTGAATTTAGGAAACTAAAAGAAACTCTTGATTTGAGTTTTGATAAGTTTATTCGGACAACTGACGAGTATCACATAAAAGCAGCTCAGGAATTTTGGAAGAGATGTGAAGCAAACGGAGATATTTATAAAAAAAATTACAGTGTAAAATATTGTGTCGGTTGTGAACTTGAAAAGACAGAATCAGAATTGGTTGAAGGGAAATGTCCAGATCATCCCAATCAAGAGATTGAAGAGATTGAAGAAGAAAATTATTTTTTCAGGTGGTCAAATTATCAAGATAAATTATTGAAATTATATAAAGATAATCCTGATTTTATTGTGCCAAAACATAGACTAACTGAAATTAGAAATTTTGTTGAGTCTGGCTTAAACGATTTTTCTGTTTCAAGACTTAGAGAAAAAATGCCTTGGGGAATTTCCGTTCCTGGCGATGAAGATCATGTAATGTATGTTTGGTTTGATGCGCTCACTAATTATGTAAATACACTCGGTTGGCCAGATGGCGACGAATTTAAAGATTATTGGCCAGGAATGCAAGTAGCAGGAAAAGATAACCTTCGTCAACAAACTGCCATGTGGCAAGCAATGTTGATGTCGGCTGGTCTAGAACCATCAAAACAGGTTTTGATATTTGGTTTTATAATATCTGGAGGTCAGAAAATGAGTAAGAGTATCGGTAATGTAATTAATCCATTAGAACTAGTTGAAAAATACGGTATCTCTGCGGTTAGATTTTTCTTGTTATCAGAGCTAACCCCTTTCGAAGATAGTGATTTTACAATTGAAAAATTCGAAGAAGCTTTTAATGTTAATTTGGCCAATGGAATTGGAAACTTAGTTTCTAGGGTTTCTAATTTGCTAGAGAAAAATGAAATAGAGGTTGATATTAAAGAAAATTCTGATAAAGAATTTGAAAAAAATATTAAATCTAGGATGGATATTTATAGGTTTGATGATGCCATGAAAGAGATTTGGAAAAAAGTTCACGAAAGTGATGAATTCTTGAGTTCTAATGCGCCTTGGAAAATGACAGAAAAGGATGAGATTAAAAAAATATTAGAACCAGTAGCACAGAATATCCTAAATATTGCCTATCATCTAAAACCGTTTCTGCCAGAAATTTCAGAAAAAATTACTGAACAATTTGGTCAAAAACAAATAGAAAAAGGAGACCCAATGTTTCCAAGAATTTCAAAATAA
- a CDS encoding AbrB/MazE/SpoVT family DNA-binding domain-containing protein has protein sequence MKKYSNDNVRKLSKTGSNSYYVVIPKEFIKNLDWQERQKLKVKQIGKKIIIEDWE, from the coding sequence ATGAAAAAATATTCAAATGACAATGTAAGAAAACTGTCAAAGACAGGAAGCAACTCTTATTATGTTGTAATTCCTAAAGAATTTATAAAAAATTTAGATTGGCAAGAGCGTCAAAAGTTGAAAGTTAAGCAAATTGGAAAAAAGATAATTATTGAGGATTGGGAATAG
- a CDS encoding YfcE family phosphodiesterase has translation MKIAIISDVHNNEVNLKKALEISEKEGVENLICCGDLASRETLDFMADSFSGEIFLAFGNMDDEHMGEFRHVDNYRNVNIFASFGEIEFDKQKVSFVHYPEKAKKLASSGNYDFVFYGHTHKPWEEMIGKCKMLNPGSITGDRFPPTFAIWDTQNNEFRLVLLNEIK, from the coding sequence ATGAAAATAGCAATAATATCTGATGTTCACAACAATGAAGTGAACTTGAAAAAAGCATTAGAAATATCCGAAAAAGAAGGAGTAGAAAATCTTATTTGTTGTGGTGACTTGGCTTCAAGGGAAACACTCGATTTTATGGCTGATAGTTTTTCTGGCGAAATATTCCTAGCTTTTGGAAATATGGACGATGAACATATGGGAGAATTTAGGCATGTAGATAATTATCGAAATGTTAATATTTTTGCAAGTTTTGGAGAAATTGAATTTGATAAACAAAAAGTATCTTTTGTTCATTATCCAGAAAAGGCGAAAAAATTAGCCAGTAGTGGAAATTATGATTTTGTTTTTTATGGTCACACCCACAAACCCTGGGAAGAAATGATTGGAAAATGCAAAATGCTTAACCCGGGAAGCATAACAGGGGATAGGTTTCCCCCAACATTCGCAATTTGGGATACTCAGAACAACGAATTTAGGCTAGTTTTGTTAAATGAGATAAAATAA
- the prfA gene encoding peptide chain release factor 1: MHEELLKKFSDLEKQLSSPDIMSDIDKFSKISKEHSQLKYLVEMIQRANKIEILLKENEEMIESSDKEMSEMAREENINLQEELETLTKKVYEELNPADPNDKKNVIVEIRAGTGGDESALFAAEIFRMYSRFAENNKWKVEIISSSEIGIGGFKEIVFSVRGRDVFKNFKWERGTHRVQRVPETEKQGRVHTSAITVAVFPEIEEVDFEIKDSDLRVDVYSASGPGGQSVNTSNSAVRLTYLPLNVVATCQDQKSQQQNKVKAMQSLRSRVFARIEQDKADKAAAERKEQVGTGDRSEKIRTYNFPQDRITDHRVGKNWSNIPKILEGGLSDIIEELKKAV, from the coding sequence ATGCACGAAGAATTATTAAAAAAATTTAGTGATCTAGAAAAACAATTATCAAGCCCAGACATAATGTCAGACATTGATAAATTTTCTAAAATATCAAAAGAACACTCTCAACTAAAATATCTTGTTGAGATGATTCAACGTGCCAACAAAATTGAAATATTATTAAAGGAGAATGAGGAAATGATTGAGTCTAGCGACAAGGAGATGTCCGAGATGGCAAGAGAGGAAAATATTAATCTTCAGGAAGAGTTGGAAACATTAACAAAAAAAGTCTATGAAGAATTAAACCCCGCCGATCCTAATGACAAAAAAAATGTAATAGTTGAAATTCGTGCTGGTACCGGTGGAGATGAATCTGCATTATTTGCAGCAGAAATATTTCGAATGTATTCTCGCTTTGCTGAAAACAATAAATGGAAAGTAGAAATTATTAGTTCAAGCGAAATTGGAATTGGTGGCTTTAAAGAAATTGTTTTTTCTGTTAGAGGCAGAGATGTTTTCAAAAATTTTAAATGGGAGCGAGGAACCCATAGAGTCCAAAGAGTTCCTGAAACGGAAAAACAAGGACGTGTTCATACATCGGCAATAACTGTTGCTGTGTTTCCTGAGATTGAAGAGGTTGATTTTGAAATTAAAGATTCAGATTTGAGAGTTGATGTTTATTCTGCCTCTGGACCAGGCGGACAGAGCGTAAATACTTCTAACTCAGCCGTACGACTCACCTATCTCCCATTGAATGTTGTTGCAACATGCCAAGACCAAAAATCACAGCAACAAAATAAAGTTAAAGCAATGCAGTCATTACGTTCAAGGGTATTTGCAAGGATTGAACAGGACAAAGCTGACAAGGCAGCAGCCGAAAGAAAAGAACAAGTTGGGACAGGAGACAGAAGTGAGAAAATTAGAACCTACAATTTCCCTCAAGATAGAATAACAGACCATCGCGTAGGTAAAAATTGGAGTAATATTCCAAAGATTCTCGAAGGTGGCCTATCTGACATAATTGAAGAATTAAAAAAGGCTGTTTAA
- the prmC gene encoding peptide chain release factor N(5)-glutamine methyltransferase has translation MTIQDLRKKYYQKIDSFDFDILVSLVLKKPRVYILTYPEKKLSLIQVKKLESLIRRRKNNEPLAYILGEKEFYSNKFIVNKNVLVPRPETETMVDEALRRVTQNMKPTTVIDVGTGSGCIIISIAKKLKKRKNINYLGLDISNEALSVAKKNAKLNLVEKKISFIKNDLLSNIQGSLITNHNSIIITANLPYLTAEQIMKSPSIKREPRLALLAGTDGLKYYRKLFKQIRELQNKNPELEFTILCEINPSQVNLIKQLTKSILDKKYTTYIKKDLRGLSRFAIIKKEKAVG, from the coding sequence ATGACTATTCAAGATTTAAGAAAAAAATATTATCAAAAAATTGATTCGTTTGATTTTGATATACTTGTTTCATTAGTATTAAAAAAACCAAGAGTTTATATTTTAACTTATCCTGAAAAGAAATTATCATTAATCCAAGTTAAAAAATTAGAATCTCTTATTAGAAGAAGGAAGAATAATGAACCTCTAGCTTATATTCTCGGCGAAAAGGAATTTTATTCAAACAAATTTATAGTAAACAAAAATGTCTTAGTCCCCCGTCCAGAAACTGAAACAATGGTAGATGAAGCACTACGTCGCGTAACGCAAAATATGAAACCCACAACAGTTATTGATGTGGGGACAGGATCGGGATGCATAATAATTTCTATCGCCAAAAAACTCAAGAAAAGAAAAAATATTAATTATCTTGGACTAGATATATCTAATGAAGCATTAAGTGTTGCTAAAAAAAATGCAAAATTAAATTTAGTAGAAAAAAAGATTAGTTTTATAAAAAATGATCTACTCTCAAATATTCAAGGTTCCCTTATCACAAATCACAACTCAATTATAATCACGGCCAATCTCCCCTATCTAACAGCCGAACAAATTATGAAGTCTCCTTCAATTAAAAGAGAGCCTCGCTTGGCTCTTCTTGCTGGTACTGATGGGTTGAAATATTACAGGAAACTATTTAAGCAAATCAGAGAACTTCAAAATAAAAATCCCGAACTAGAATTTACTATTCTATGCGAGATTAATCCATCCCAAGTTAATCTTATAAAACAATTAACAAAAAGTATTTTAGATAAAAAATATACTACATATATAAAAAAAGACCTTAGAGGCCTATCTCGATTTGCAATTATAAAGAAAGAGAAAGCCGTCGGATAG
- a CDS encoding DUF3048 domain-containing protein, giving the protein MEGKTQKSIWKYLDIILIIISLILSFFAYKIITTYYAQADQPLEKIVEEQKKVEKETCLDCQQRRIDGVLVKKDLSNLYPLAVVIENHTEARPQAGIADANLVIEAEVEGGITRFLAFYATGEKPDRIGPIRSARPYFVDWARGLSSLYVHVGGSPEALAKIIKENVLNLNEFYNEKYFWRDGVNDAPHNVFTSGENLDKFLDKKGLDEGDFIAWEFKDEEEYDDRGDVTSIYIEFERDMYEVEWKYNKEENDYIRYMAGEEHKDEVGNLVKAKNIAIAYVEAEVLDSELRLRMDNIGEGDSVVCMDGDCNEGVWKKLSSTSRIRFYDNENNEVKFNRGTTWMEIVRPEIEVAY; this is encoded by the coding sequence ATGGAGGGGAAAACGCAAAAAAGTATTTGGAAATATCTCGATATAATTTTGATAATCATTTCATTGATTTTGAGTTTTTTTGCCTATAAAATAATAACTACTTACTACGCGCAAGCCGATCAGCCATTAGAAAAGATAGTTGAAGAACAAAAAAAAGTAGAGAAAGAAACCTGTCTAGATTGTCAACAAAGAAGGATTGATGGCGTTTTAGTTAAAAAAGATCTATCAAATCTGTACCCCCTAGCGGTAGTCATAGAAAATCACACTGAAGCACGACCTCAAGCAGGAATAGCTGACGCTAATTTAGTCATTGAGGCAGAAGTAGAGGGAGGGATTACTAGATTTCTCGCCTTTTATGCTACTGGTGAAAAACCAGACAGAATAGGTCCCATCAGAAGTGCTAGGCCTTATTTTGTTGATTGGGCTAGGGGATTGTCTTCGCTTTACGTCCATGTCGGAGGTAGCCCTGAAGCACTTGCTAAGATCATTAAAGAAAACGTTCTCAACCTAAATGAGTTTTATAATGAAAAATATTTTTGGCGAGATGGAGTAAATGATGCCCCGCACAATGTTTTTACATCTGGTGAGAATCTAGACAAATTTCTTGATAAAAAAGGTTTGGACGAAGGTGATTTTATCGCCTGGGAATTTAAGGATGAGGAAGAATATGACGACCGAGGAGATGTAACAAGTATATACATAGAATTTGAAAGGGATATGTACGAAGTTGAGTGGAAATACAACAAAGAAGAAAACGATTATATTCGGTACATGGCCGGAGAAGAACACAAGGATGAGGTGGGGAATCTTGTGAAGGCGAAAAATATTGCCATTGCCTATGTCGAGGCTGAAGTTTTAGATTCTGAACTAAGGTTAAGAATGGATAATATTGGAGAAGGTGATTCGGTTGTTTGTATGGATGGAGATTGTAACGAGGGAGTCTGGAAGAAATTAAGTTCAACTTCTAGAATAAGGTTTTATGATAATGAAAATAATGAAGTGAAGTTTAATAGAGGTACTACTTGGATGGAAATTGTGAGACCGGAGATTGAGGTGGCTTATTAA
- the rlmD gene encoding 23S rRNA (uracil(1939)-C(5))-methyltransferase RlmD, with protein MSRKLPEQFELKIDKLANNGEGVGFLDGKEINVFGAFPGEIILAKPTTKKKKIWRAELLEVIKASKERRKEKESHYLSCGPWQTIDEKTQLEYKKEMVVNEFEKILGLNLPNPEIIESEAKYNYRNKMEFSFTEIDGELNLALHKRYRHGQYSELESCCLAEQKINEASKIVVNELKKRNIKNKQLKNLLLRYSAKEDKCLVILFVVDREIELFEVSDESILGWQIIYSDPLSPATKTTEVLFKKNKDSIIENISDIDLKYYYDSFFQINPKAFEKIIKYLKDNIKDNKVLVDLYSGVGTIGLCLSEKFEEIHLVEFDEKASEISLENAKLNDIKNVKVYGGEAEKQDLIQFLSSSDTLIVDPPRSGMHPKAIKQIIDIAPENFVYVSCNPFTQLRDMQEFSQKYKILNWRLFDLYPQTPHLESVLILEKK; from the coding sequence ATGTCAAGAAAATTACCAGAACAATTTGAACTAAAAATAGATAAACTAGCTAATAATGGCGAAGGTGTTGGTTTTTTGGATGGAAAAGAAATTAATGTTTTTGGAGCTTTCCCAGGAGAGATTATATTAGCTAAACCAACAACAAAAAAGAAGAAGATTTGGAGGGCTGAGCTCTTGGAAGTTATTAAAGCCTCAAAAGAAAGAAGAAAAGAAAAAGAAAGTCATTATCTTTCTTGTGGGCCTTGGCAGACAATTGATGAAAAAACTCAATTAGAATATAAAAAAGAAATGGTTGTAAATGAATTTGAAAAAATCTTGGGATTAAACTTGCCCAATCCAGAAATTATTGAAAGTGAGGCGAAATATAATTATCGCAATAAAATGGAATTTAGTTTTACAGAAATAGACGGTGAACTAAATTTAGCGCTTCACAAGAGATATAGACATGGGCAATATTCTGAATTAGAATCTTGTTGCTTGGCAGAACAAAAAATAAACGAAGCCTCTAAAATTGTGGTAAATGAACTTAAAAAAAGAAATATAAAAAATAAACAATTGAAAAATCTTCTTCTTCGTTATTCTGCAAAAGAAGATAAATGCTTGGTAATACTTTTTGTTGTTGATAGGGAAATTGAGTTATTTGAAGTTAGCGATGAGAGTATTCTTGGTTGGCAAATTATCTATTCAGATCCTTTGTCTCCGGCCACAAAAACGACCGAAGTTTTGTTTAAGAAAAACAAAGATAGTATTATAGAAAATATTTCTGACATTGATTTGAAATATTATTATGATTCATTTTTTCAAATTAATCCAAAGGCTTTCGAGAAAATTATTAAATATTTAAAAGATAATATTAAGGACAATAAAGTTCTTGTTGATTTGTATTCAGGAGTTGGAACAATTGGACTTTGTCTGAGTGAAAAATTTGAAGAAATACACTTAGTAGAGTTTGATGAAAAAGCGTCAGAGATAAGTTTGGAAAATGCCAAGCTTAATGATATTAAAAATGTTAAAGTTTACGGTGGTGAAGCTGAAAAGCAAGATTTAATCCAATTCTTATCTTCTAGTGATACATTAATAGTAGATCCACCTAGGTCTGGGATGCACCCCAAGGCTATAAAGCAAATTATAGATATTGCACCCGAGAATTTTGTATATGTATCCTGCAATCCATTTACTCAACTTAGGGATATGCAAGAATTTTCGCAGAAATACAAAATACTAAATTGGCGACTATTTGATCTCTATCCTCAGACACCACACCTAGAAAGTGTTTTAATATTAGAAAAAAAATAA
- a CDS encoding Kazal-type serine protease inhibitor domain-containing protein: MQKSKLNTFVAGLLMISFMFSLNFASATTDLTPTLYSSVVNSITLSGEDANIKWSVDGYSAKGFKVVWSKNEGPTYPLRSGDKYHYYTDLNKDFDTLEVFDGGGTYYVRVCEYLGGECELYSNEIEVVLGDDVDSNEDVSGEIDSIILKMEGNTAKWKADGYSDNGFKVIWSKNSNPTYPTRTGDKYAYHSSPDSYYSKLTAFDGPGTYYVRVCEYLGDGKCATYSNQVETNFEAIACTMEYAPICGKDGKTYSNKCMAEAVGVAKDYYGECEKDDQIKDIEEKAGLLGDNKLDEILEELKLLRNQVLEQQNELKYLRGFVDEMGRITEQMQSSINNFITYGVDDNTMRLGEGERAAVINSFKNAFHKLPENEAELADAIKIANGRWPSMRSEEAEGIAEERFRDVYLRYPDMENANDNAAITIMSYGAY; the protein is encoded by the coding sequence ATGCAAAAAAGTAAATTAAATACATTTGTAGCTGGATTATTGATGATTTCATTTATGTTTTCATTAAATTTTGCTTCAGCAACTACTGACCTAACACCAACCCTTTATTCTAGTGTTGTAAATTCAATTACCTTAAGTGGTGAGGACGCAAATATTAAATGGTCTGTAGACGGATATTCAGCCAAAGGATTTAAAGTCGTTTGGTCAAAAAACGAAGGACCAACTTACCCGTTAAGGAGTGGAGATAAATATCATTATTATACTGACCTAAATAAAGATTTTGATACTCTGGAGGTCTTTGATGGAGGTGGTACATATTATGTAAGAGTTTGTGAGTACCTTGGAGGAGAGTGTGAACTCTATAGTAATGAAATTGAGGTGGTTTTGGGTGATGATGTTGATAGTAACGAAGATGTAAGCGGAGAAATTGATTCTATTATATTAAAGATGGAAGGAAATACTGCCAAATGGAAAGCTGATGGATATTCAGATAATGGTTTTAAAGTTATTTGGTCAAAGAATTCCAATCCAACATACCCAACAAGAACTGGTGATAAGTATGCTTATCATTCAAGTCCCGATTCATATTATTCTAAATTAACAGCATTCGATGGGCCTGGTACATATTACGTTAGGGTTTGTGAATACTTGGGTGACGGAAAATGTGCTACCTATTCAAATCAAGTTGAAACTAATTTTGAAGCCATTGCTTGTACTATGGAGTACGCTCCAATTTGTGGCAAGGACGGTAAAACTTATTCAAACAAATGTATGGCTGAGGCTGTGGGAGTTGCAAAAGATTATTATGGAGAATGTGAGAAGGACGATCAAATAAAAGATATTGAAGAAAAAGCCGGACTATTAGGCGACAACAAACTTGATGAAATTTTGGAGGAGTTAAAACTACTTCGAAACCAAGTTTTAGAACAACAAAATGAACTAAAATATTTAAGAGGATTTGTTGATGAGATGGGTCGTATTACAGAACAAATGCAAAGTTCAATAAATAATTTTATTACTTACGGAGTTGATGATAACACAATGAGACTTGGTGAAGGAGAGCGAGCAGCAGTGATAAATTCATTTAAAAATGCATTCCATAAATTACCAGAAAATGAAGCCGAATTAGCTGATGCTATCAAAATAGCTAATGGTCGATGGCCAAGTATGAGAAGTGAGGAAGCAGAAGGAATCGCAGAAGAAAGATTTAGAGATGTTTATCTTCGCTATCCAGATATGGAAAATGCAAATGACAACGCAGCTATAACTATTATGTCATATGGGGCATATTAG